The Nocardioides salarius genome includes a region encoding these proteins:
- a CDS encoding NAD-dependent epimerase/dehydratase family protein has product MRILFTGGSGKAGRHVAPFLADQGHQVTNADLVPLDHPGVADLRVDLTDAGSTYSALAGLATFDELDLPEKPAYDAVVHFAAVPRILLTDDATTYATNVLSTYNVLEAATRLGVRKVVFASSETTYGICFAQGERRPLYVPLDEEHPTVPEDSYAMSKVANEVTARSFQARTGADVYGLRINNVIEPHEYAEMFPAFLEDPSLRRRNVFAYIDTRDLGQMVQRCLGTDGLGYEVFNVANADMSVAATTDEVRERFYDGVEQRGEMGRDETFYSIDKARRLLGYEPQHSWRDVLADPGASS; this is encoded by the coding sequence ATGCGCATCCTCTTCACCGGCGGCAGCGGCAAGGCCGGCCGCCACGTCGCCCCGTTCCTCGCCGACCAGGGCCACCAGGTCACCAACGCCGACCTGGTGCCGCTCGACCACCCGGGGGTGGCCGACCTCCGGGTCGACCTGACCGACGCGGGCTCGACCTACTCGGCGCTGGCCGGGCTGGCGACCTTCGACGAGCTCGACCTGCCCGAGAAGCCGGCGTACGACGCGGTGGTGCACTTCGCCGCGGTGCCGCGCATCCTGCTCACCGACGACGCGACGACGTACGCGACCAACGTGCTGAGCACCTACAACGTGCTGGAGGCCGCGACCCGGCTGGGCGTGCGCAAGGTGGTCTTCGCCTCGTCGGAGACGACGTACGGCATCTGCTTCGCGCAGGGCGAGCGGCGCCCCCTCTACGTGCCGCTCGACGAGGAGCACCCCACCGTGCCGGAGGACTCCTACGCGATGTCGAAGGTGGCCAACGAGGTGACCGCGCGCTCGTTCCAGGCCCGCACCGGCGCCGACGTCTACGGGCTGCGGATCAACAACGTCATCGAGCCCCACGAGTACGCCGAGATGTTCCCGGCCTTCCTCGAGGACCCCTCGCTGCGCCGGCGCAACGTCTTCGCCTACATCGACACCCGCGACCTGGGCCAGATGGTCCAGCGCTGCCTGGGGACCGACGGGCTGGGCTACGAGGTCTTCAACGTCGCCAACGCCGACATGTCGGTCGCCGCGACCACCGACGAGGTGCGCGAGCGCTTCTACGACGGCGTCGAGCAGCGCGGGGAGATGGGGCGCGACGAGACCTTCTACTCCATCGACAAGGCGCGCCGGCTGCTCGGCTACGAGCCGCAGCACTCGTGGCGCGACGTGCTGGCCGACCCGGGGGCGTCCTCGTGA
- a CDS encoding MetQ/NlpA family ABC transporter substrate-binding protein, whose amino-acid sequence MPDSSPIPSSSTGPDLVEAPNRRRWPFVLASLVALAVVAGVVVAATGGDDDSPTAGETVRIGVVGASDPYWATYEQAAEDEGIDVEVVDFADYNQPNPAVSEGELDLNQFQHIVFLADYNIASGDDLQPIGATAIYPLGLHSKQYDAVEEIPDGATVAVPNDASNQARALVLLQSAGLIELKSGGTIFSDLADIDTAASRVEVEALDAALTATSLDDLAGAVVNNDFVERAGLDFDDALAQDDPDDAKALPYANVFAAQADDLDDPTYQRLVEIYQETQAVQEGVVEVSGGTAVMLDTPVDDLRAILAEVEADTRDQQG is encoded by the coding sequence GTGCCTGACTCCTCCCCCATCCCCTCCTCCTCGACCGGCCCCGACCTCGTCGAGGCGCCGAACCGGCGCCGTTGGCCGTTCGTGCTGGCCTCGCTCGTGGCGCTGGCGGTCGTCGCCGGGGTCGTGGTCGCCGCCACCGGCGGCGACGACGACTCCCCCACGGCCGGTGAGACCGTGCGCATCGGCGTCGTGGGCGCCAGCGACCCCTACTGGGCCACCTACGAGCAGGCCGCCGAGGACGAGGGCATCGACGTCGAGGTCGTCGACTTCGCCGACTACAACCAGCCCAACCCGGCCGTCTCCGAGGGCGAGCTCGACCTCAACCAGTTCCAGCACATCGTCTTCCTCGCCGACTACAACATCGCCAGCGGCGACGACCTGCAGCCCATCGGCGCCACCGCGATCTACCCCCTCGGCCTGCACTCCAAGCAGTACGACGCGGTGGAGGAGATCCCCGACGGCGCGACCGTGGCGGTGCCCAACGACGCCAGCAACCAGGCCCGCGCCCTGGTGCTGCTGCAGTCGGCCGGCCTGATCGAGCTCAAGAGCGGCGGGACGATCTTCTCCGACCTCGCCGACATCGACACCGCGGCCTCCCGCGTGGAGGTCGAGGCGCTCGACGCGGCGCTGACCGCGACCTCGCTCGACGACCTCGCCGGCGCCGTGGTCAACAACGACTTCGTGGAGCGCGCCGGCCTCGACTTCGACGACGCCCTGGCCCAGGACGACCCCGACGACGCCAAGGCGCTGCCCTACGCCAACGTCTTCGCCGCGCAGGCCGACGACCTCGACGACCCGACGTACCAGCGCCTGGTGGAGATCTACCAGGAGACCCAGGCCGTGCAGGAGGGCGTCGTCGAGGTCTCGGGCGGCACCGCCGTCATGCTCGACACCCCCGTCGACGACCTGCGGGCCATCCTGGCCGAGGTCGAGGCCGACACCCGCGACCAGCAGGGCTGA
- a CDS encoding methionine ABC transporter ATP-binding protein gives MSRTFPAASRRGAPVHALDHVDLDVAEGEVLGVVGYSGAGKSTLLRLVNALDRPTSGTVTVAGREVSSLSERALREVRRDIGMIFQQFNLFSSRTVWGNIAYPLQVAGVPREQHRARISELLHFVGLADKAHTHVEQLSGGQKQRVGIARALATNPRILLADEPTSALDPQTTSEVLALLRRVNEELGLTVVLITHEMEVVRSLAHRVAVMEAGRVVELGDTYDVFASPQHPATQRFVSTLVEKGPPPRALERLRERHPGRMVTLSFRDEHASPADVFAAFIERSVAFELVHGGVEDVRGRTFGHLTLTLTGDDAAVAGALAHVATLAEVTEPPARTGKEAS, from the coding sequence GTGAGCCGCACCTTCCCCGCCGCCTCCCGGCGCGGGGCGCCGGTGCACGCCCTCGACCACGTCGACCTCGACGTGGCCGAGGGCGAGGTGCTCGGGGTGGTGGGCTACTCCGGGGCCGGCAAGTCGACCCTGCTGCGCCTGGTCAACGCCCTCGACCGGCCCACGAGCGGCACCGTCACCGTCGCCGGCCGCGAGGTCAGCTCGTTGTCGGAGCGCGCCCTGCGCGAGGTGCGCCGCGACATCGGGATGATCTTCCAGCAGTTCAACCTCTTCTCCTCGCGCACCGTGTGGGGCAACATCGCCTACCCGCTGCAGGTCGCCGGCGTGCCCCGGGAGCAGCACCGGGCACGGATCTCCGAGCTGCTGCACTTCGTCGGCCTCGCCGACAAGGCGCACACCCACGTCGAGCAGCTCTCGGGCGGGCAGAAGCAGCGGGTGGGGATCGCTCGGGCGCTGGCGACCAACCCGCGCATCCTGCTGGCCGACGAGCCGACCAGCGCGCTGGACCCGCAGACCACCAGCGAGGTGCTGGCGCTGCTGCGCCGGGTCAACGAGGAACTCGGGCTGACCGTCGTGCTGATCACCCACGAGATGGAGGTGGTGCGCTCGCTGGCCCACCGCGTCGCGGTGATGGAGGCCGGGCGCGTCGTCGAGCTCGGCGACACCTACGACGTCTTCGCCTCCCCGCAGCACCCCGCCACCCAGCGCTTCGTCAGCACTCTGGTGGAGAAGGGCCCGCCGCCGCGGGCCCTGGAGCGGCTGCGCGAGCGGCACCCGGGGCGGATGGTCACGCTCTCCTTCCGTGACGAGCACGCCTCGCCCGCCGACGTCTTCGCCGCCTTCATCGAGCGAAGCGTGGCCTTCGAGCTCGTGCACGGCGGGGTCGAGGACGTCCGCGGCCGCACCTTCGGCCACCTGACCCTCACCCTCACCGGCGACGACGCTGCCGTGGCCGGCGCGCTCGCGCACGTCGCCACGCTGGCCGAGGTCACCGAGCCCCCCGCGCGCACCGGGAAGGAGGCGTCCTGA
- a CDS encoding NfeD family protein yields MDGSMWWLLWLVAAVVLGAAEFVTLTLFLGLLAGASLVAAVAAGLGASVPVQLLVFALTGGVGLAAVRPIARRNLTLPPPSREGSDALVGRSALVTREVTADGGLVHLSGEDWSARAFDEDLVIPPGVRVDVFGIEGATAVVHPRDPLPDQLREPDPLEE; encoded by the coding sequence ATGGACGGTTCCATGTGGTGGTTGCTCTGGCTGGTAGCGGCGGTGGTGCTCGGCGCGGCGGAGTTCGTCACGCTGACGCTGTTCCTCGGCCTGCTGGCGGGCGCGTCGCTGGTCGCCGCGGTGGCCGCCGGCCTCGGTGCCTCGGTGCCCGTGCAGCTGCTGGTCTTCGCCCTCACCGGCGGGGTGGGCCTGGCTGCGGTCCGGCCGATCGCCAGGCGCAACCTGACGCTGCCGCCGCCCTCGCGCGAGGGCAGCGACGCCCTCGTCGGACGCTCCGCGCTGGTCACCCGCGAGGTCACCGCCGACGGAGGCCTGGTGCACCTGTCGGGCGAGGACTGGTCGGCGCGGGCCTTCGACGAGGACCTGGTGATCCCGCCCGGCGTCCGGGTCGACGTCTTCGGGATCGAGGGCGCGACCGCCGTGGTCCATCCGCGTGACCCGCTGCCGGACCAGCTGCGGGAGCCCGACCCCCTGGAGGAGTGA
- a CDS encoding TraR/DksA C4-type zinc finger protein, translated as MTQLEERVAPCERCGRPVGAERLAALPRATTCIACASLRKRPSRGQTCS; from the coding sequence GTGACGCAGCTCGAGGAGCGCGTGGCCCCGTGCGAGCGGTGCGGCCGTCCGGTCGGCGCCGAGCGGTTGGCGGCGCTGCCGCGGGCGACCACCTGCATCGCGTGCGCCAGCCTGCGCAAGCGTCCCTCGCGGGGCCAGACCTGCTCCTGA
- a CDS encoding MerR family transcriptional regulator, producing MTASTQLDDADALLTVDELAAAVGLTVRTTRYYASLGLLPPPLRRGRVAYYDSVHRARLELVRALQEHGFTLQAIERYVASVPAEAGVEELAMQRAMLTSWTSQVPEELDRTELDARAGRSLGEEDLGLLERLALLDPVEGGRYRVMPNLQIGLDLLALDVPPESVGAAGDAITRHMTALAEELTDILRSGLLAPYRSGEHSPAEAERIERTLPQLRRLTLESVVAGFQRAANAVITRSLARD from the coding sequence ATGACGGCGAGCACCCAGCTGGACGACGCGGACGCGCTGCTGACGGTCGACGAGCTGGCCGCCGCCGTCGGGCTCACGGTGCGCACCACCCGCTACTACGCCAGCCTCGGGCTGCTGCCCCCGCCGCTGCGCCGGGGCCGGGTCGCCTACTACGACAGCGTGCACCGCGCCCGGCTCGAGCTGGTGCGCGCGCTGCAGGAGCACGGCTTCACCCTCCAGGCCATCGAGCGGTACGTCGCCTCGGTGCCGGCCGAGGCGGGCGTCGAGGAGCTGGCGATGCAGCGGGCGATGCTGACCTCGTGGACCTCGCAGGTGCCCGAGGAGCTCGACCGCACCGAGCTCGACGCCCGGGCCGGGCGCTCGCTGGGCGAGGAGGACCTCGGGCTGCTGGAGCGCCTGGCGCTGCTCGACCCGGTCGAGGGTGGTCGCTACCGGGTGATGCCCAACCTGCAGATCGGCCTCGACCTGCTCGCCCTCGACGTGCCCCCCGAGAGCGTGGGCGCCGCCGGCGACGCGATCACCCGGCACATGACCGCCCTGGCCGAGGAGCTCACCGACATCCTGCGCAGCGGCCTGCTGGCGCCGTACCGCAGCGGCGAGCACAGCCCGGCCGAGGCCGAGCGGATCGAGCGCACGCTGCCGCAGCTGCGCCGGCTGACCCTCGAGTCGGTGGTGGCCGGCTTCCAGCGCGCCGCCAACGCCGTCATCACCCGCTCGCTGGCCCGCGACTGA
- a CDS encoding methionine ABC transporter permease has protein sequence MDRLIELDSLFLEAALETLYIVAITLGIGGTGGLLLGTLLYTTRAGGITPNRVVHVGLNLVVNFFRPIPFVIFIAAAQPLARLVVGIGIGNRAIIFALSLAATFGISRIVEQNLVSVDPGVIEASRAMGAGRLRTILTVLLPEALGPLVLGYTFVLVAIVDMTAIAGVVGGGGLGAFALTYGYRQFDPLVTWAAVLVIIAFVQLVQFGGNRLARRAMRR, from the coding sequence ATGGACCGCCTGATCGAGCTCGACTCCCTCTTCCTCGAGGCGGCACTGGAGACGCTCTACATCGTCGCCATCACCCTCGGCATCGGTGGCACGGGAGGACTGCTGCTCGGCACGCTGCTCTACACGACCCGCGCCGGCGGCATCACGCCCAACCGCGTGGTGCACGTCGGCCTCAACCTGGTCGTCAACTTCTTCCGGCCGATCCCCTTCGTCATCTTCATCGCCGCCGCGCAACCCCTGGCGCGCCTGGTCGTCGGCATCGGGATCGGCAACCGGGCGATCATCTTCGCCCTCTCGCTGGCAGCGACCTTCGGCATCAGCCGGATCGTCGAGCAGAACCTCGTCTCGGTCGACCCCGGCGTCATCGAGGCCTCGCGCGCGATGGGCGCCGGTCGGCTGCGCACGATCCTGACCGTGCTGCTGCCCGAGGCGCTGGGGCCGCTCGTCCTGGGCTACACCTTCGTGCTGGTCGCGATCGTCGACATGACCGCGATCGCCGGCGTGGTCGGTGGTGGCGGGCTGGGCGCCTTCGCCCTGACCTACGGCTACCGCCAGTTCGACCCGCTGGTGACCTGGGCCGCGGTGCTGGTGATCATCGCCTTCGTCCAGCTGGTCCAGTTCGGCGGCAACCGGCTGGCCCGCAGGGCGATGCGACGCTGA
- a CDS encoding SPFH domain-containing protein: MDLLVPIAVLAALVVFVVASAIRIVPQARRYNIERFGRYQRTLQPGLNLIIPLVDRVNTKLDVREHVYSSDPKPVITEDNLVVAIDTVLYYQITDPRAAAYEVADYLQAIDHLTVTTLRNLIGSMDLESTLTSRETINTRLREVLDEATGRWGIRVNRVEIKAIDPPTNIKEAMEKQMRAERDKRAAILHAEGERQALILTAEGTRNKLILEAEGRQQATILEADGEAKALERVFQSVHANDADPKVLAYKYLEMLPRLAEGGNSFFVIPGELTEAVRTVTSAFAPEHGPEPGVGQDRRAPARPVREPAQRIGPVARPQAIEAEAARAAELARAAADEAKNEVERATL, encoded by the coding sequence GTGGACCTGCTCGTGCCGATCGCCGTCCTGGCCGCCCTGGTCGTCTTCGTGGTCGCCTCGGCGATCCGGATCGTGCCGCAGGCGCGCCGCTACAACATCGAGAGGTTCGGTCGCTACCAGCGCACCCTGCAACCCGGCCTCAACCTGATCATCCCGCTCGTCGACCGGGTCAACACCAAGCTCGACGTCCGCGAGCACGTCTACTCCTCCGACCCCAAGCCGGTCATCACCGAGGACAACCTCGTGGTCGCCATCGACACGGTGCTCTACTACCAGATCACCGACCCGCGGGCGGCGGCGTACGAGGTGGCCGACTACCTGCAGGCCATCGACCACCTGACCGTCACCACGCTGCGCAACCTGATCGGCTCGATGGACCTCGAGAGCACCCTGACCTCGCGCGAGACCATCAACACCCGGCTGCGCGAGGTGCTCGACGAGGCCACCGGCCGGTGGGGCATCCGGGTCAACCGCGTGGAGATCAAGGCCATCGACCCGCCGACCAACATCAAGGAGGCGATGGAGAAGCAGATGCGCGCCGAGCGCGACAAGCGCGCCGCGATCCTGCACGCCGAGGGTGAGCGGCAGGCGCTGATCCTGACCGCGGAGGGCACCCGCAACAAGCTGATCCTCGAGGCCGAGGGCCGCCAGCAGGCCACCATCCTCGAGGCGGACGGCGAGGCGAAGGCGCTCGAGCGCGTCTTCCAGTCGGTGCACGCCAACGACGCCGACCCCAAGGTGCTGGCCTACAAGTACCTCGAGATGCTGCCGCGGCTCGCCGAGGGCGGCAACAGCTTCTTCGTGATCCCCGGGGAGCTCACCGAGGCGGTCCGGACCGTGACGTCGGCGTTCGCCCCCGAGCACGGGCCCGAGCCCGGGGTCGGCCAGGACCGCCGGGCGCCGGCGCGACCCGTGCGCGAGCCGGCGCAGCGCATCGGCCCGGTGGCCCGGCCGCAGGCCATCGAGGCCGAGGCGGCCCGGGCGGCCGAGCTGGCCCGTGCCGCGGCCGACGAGGCGAAGAACGAGGTCGAGCGCGCCACCCTGTGA